The following coding sequences are from one Myxococcales bacterium window:
- a CDS encoding DUF4965 domain-containing protein, translating to MIIARARLWVGYLLMLTVGASRARAQEAPFRPPAFPLVALDPYLSLWMQDEVPTRAEAVHWSQSPVPVRSLVSLDGKVYRLMGKAPGFVPAARTTSAQVTPTRTLFRYTQDGVELELAFLTPTLPENLDLVSRPVTYVVWRLTAKDGKPHDVSIYFDISGLATVNDHDQAVTWQERQLHGLTVLRMGSATQAVLAKSGDERRIDWGHLFVAVPTAAHRGVFAGKSEASLMAFAEGKPLPKTGAEGQGLAVKEVRPVMAFELPLALSATKPAEAHVTLAYDDIFSVEFLGQRLEGYWKTKFFGIESLLLASEAERPALEARCEAYDRELMSRAQRAGGREYAELCALAHRQTMAAHKVVRGPGGEPFAFSKENWSNGSMGTVDVFYPAAPYFLTLNPELLKAQMTPIFVYAASGRWRWPYAPHDVGTYPLGNGQTYGGGEASEDRQMPVEESGNMLILSYAIAKREGHARYASRFWSRLSLWAEYLLAKGYDPENQLSTDDFAGHLAHNTNLSVKAILGLASYGALCKMRGLDARAQVFHKAASAMARRWIREADDGDHVRLAFDKPGTWSLKYNMVWDDLLGLDLFPEAVEAKEVAHYRKVAQRYGVPLDSRMTYTKLDWISWVAALAEDDESFRALMLPVHRFLHETPDRVPMTDRYWTTTGEWRSYAARSVVGGVFMKLLKESMRGR from the coding sequence GGTGCCCACCCGTGCCGAAGCGGTGCACTGGTCGCAAAGCCCGGTCCCGGTGCGGAGCCTCGTCTCCCTCGACGGCAAGGTGTACCGATTGATGGGCAAAGCGCCCGGCTTCGTGCCCGCGGCCCGCACGACGAGCGCGCAGGTCACGCCCACGCGCACCCTCTTTCGCTATACGCAAGACGGCGTGGAGCTCGAGCTCGCGTTCTTGACGCCCACGCTGCCCGAGAACCTGGATCTGGTCTCGCGCCCCGTGACCTATGTGGTGTGGCGGCTCACGGCGAAGGACGGCAAGCCCCACGACGTATCGATTTACTTCGACATCTCGGGCCTGGCCACGGTGAATGATCACGACCAGGCCGTGACGTGGCAAGAGCGGCAGCTTCACGGGCTGACCGTGCTGCGCATGGGCAGCGCCACGCAGGCGGTGTTGGCGAAAAGTGGCGACGAGCGCCGCATCGACTGGGGGCACCTCTTCGTGGCGGTGCCCACCGCCGCGCACAGGGGCGTGTTCGCAGGCAAGAGCGAAGCCAGCCTCATGGCCTTCGCCGAAGGCAAGCCGCTGCCGAAGACGGGGGCAGAGGGACAGGGCCTTGCCGTCAAAGAGGTGCGGCCGGTGATGGCCTTCGAGCTGCCGCTTGCCTTGTCTGCCACCAAGCCGGCAGAGGCGCACGTCACGCTCGCCTACGACGACATCTTCTCCGTGGAGTTTCTCGGCCAACGCCTCGAGGGTTACTGGAAAACGAAGTTCTTCGGCATCGAGAGCCTGCTATTGGCATCGGAGGCCGAGCGCCCTGCCCTCGAGGCACGCTGCGAGGCCTACGATCGTGAGCTCATGAGCCGCGCCCAGCGGGCAGGTGGCCGGGAATACGCCGAGCTCTGCGCGCTGGCCCACCGGCAAACCATGGCCGCGCACAAGGTGGTGCGAGGCCCGGGGGGCGAGCCCTTTGCGTTCTCCAAAGAAAACTGGAGCAACGGATCCATGGGCACGGTGGACGTGTTCTATCCAGCGGCTCCGTACTTTCTCACACTCAACCCCGAGCTCTTGAAGGCGCAGATGACCCCCATCTTCGTCTACGCCGCGTCGGGCCGCTGGCGCTGGCCCTATGCCCCGCACGACGTGGGCACCTACCCGCTTGGCAATGGCCAAACCTACGGGGGCGGCGAGGCCAGCGAAGATCGGCAAATGCCCGTGGAGGAAAGTGGCAACATGCTGATCCTCAGCTACGCGATCGCCAAGCGGGAGGGCCACGCGCGCTACGCGTCGCGGTTCTGGAGCCGCCTGAGCCTGTGGGCCGAGTACTTGCTGGCCAAGGGCTATGATCCCGAAAATCAACTCTCGACCGACGATTTCGCCGGCCATCTGGCGCACAACACGAACCTGTCCGTGAAGGCCATCCTGGGCCTGGCGTCGTATGGAGCGCTTTGCAAAATGCGGGGCCTCGACGCGCGGGCGCAGGTATTTCATAAGGCCGCTTCGGCCATGGCGCGCCGCTGGATCCGTGAGGCCGACGATGGCGATCATGTCCGCCTGGCCTTCGACAAGCCGGGCACGTGGTCCCTGAAGTACAACATGGTCTGGGATGATCTTTTGGGATTGGACTTGTTCCCCGAGGCGGTCGAGGCCAAGGAGGTGGCGCATTACCGCAAGGTGGCGCAGCGCTACGGGGTTCCCCTCGATAGCCGCATGACCTACACGAAGCTCGACTGGATCTCGTGGGTGGCCGCGCTGGCCGAGGACGACGAGAGCTTCCGGGCGCTGATGCTGCCCGTGCATCGCTTCCTGCACGAGACACCTGACCGTGTACCCATGACGGATCGCTACTGGACCACTACGGGCGAGTGGCGTTCGTACGCGGCGCGCTCGGTGGTGGGTGGGGTGTTCATGAAGTTGCTCAAAGAAAGCATGCGCGGGCGCTGA